In the genome of Phragmites australis chromosome 9, lpPhrAust1.1, whole genome shotgun sequence, the window CTGCTGGATGCGTTGTTTTCGGACTAGTCTAACTGATTTAAATATACATCTTATTCTGATGGCAGAGTGAAACTCAATTCGAATTTTTACTGTGTAGTATAATctgacaaatatatattttatatctatTTATACAAACAGTACAATTGTTAatgtcacaaaatcattttcattCGAATAACCTATTACAATCTTACCTTTTGCATCCGCTCGTACAACttcagattcagtcaaccaaacagaatctCAACTCAGCCTTTCTAGACACGTATAACCAACTAAATActctttttttcaacaaatatgactccgtTCAATCTGCTTCTTATCATCTGCTTATACGATGCAGTTGTACGAAATCTTGTCtgtagaaccaaacacaccaaAAAAGGTTGATTTGCCCGTATAGGAGGATCCTGGCACGGTAGATACGTATAATCTTAGGGATAAGCGTATTTGGTTGCTTGGATGCAATGTTCCAGCTTGACCCAATAGATGCAAGTTTCTAAATCCACTCATGCAGACGGGTCCAtttatcagtgtcacaaaatcatatTCATACGAGAAAATGACATAAAATTGTAATGATATAAAATTGTAAAATGACATAAAATTGTAAAATGTAGTCAAATTACAAGattacaaaaaagaaagaaaagaaaaaaatctgcGTAAATTAcaatatttgaatatatataattaCATATTTGGGTGTCAATCTCACGTAAATTACTGGTCAATGATTTTCGATGTTGCCTTTGCTGGCGCGGTTTGGAACGAACGAACTTGCCAAATTGGCCGTCCTTTTCCTGGTCAACTAACTACGACTGATTGACGATCATTTTGAAGTGACAATTTTAATACTTTGGATGCGACTAGCTAGACACATGGGCCTCTAACACCGGACGCATTCAGAGCCATTTCATCTTCACAAATTGGAACCATATCAACCATCCAACCCCATTTGTAATGTGAGATTTCGTAACAAAGAAACATCCCCTCTtacctttctcctcttttttttttttttctggaccAACCGGCAACATTTAGTAATTACCAAGGATAGCTACAGATGTCTGGTTTCCCACGAAAGTTAGTGGTCAACGATGTTGTAAAAAGATTTGGCTGCTTGCATTCTAAATTGACATGTATTTGACCGTTGTGTCTCCGGTTTAATGGAATGTAacgatttcttttttaaaaaaaagttgctAGGTATATAATCCAGTACATGGTACACAAATATGGACCAGTAGCTAGCTAGGTACCTATGCATGAGTCGCTGTGTGCCTGTGTCAACACTCTCGATCAACAATGGCCACTTCACTCACACATACAGCCAGGCCATGAGACAGATACAAGCTACAAGGTGCAGCGCCACATGAGAATACGACGACAAGATACACTTCGTGCGGTACGGCAAGCCGCAATGTAGCACACCATGGAAAATTCACGCATTTTAATTTCCAGAACATACAGCTTGCATTGCACAAGTCTATACTATCAACCCGTGGGACTGCACGGACTAGCAAATTATTAAACGAATGAATAGTTTCTTGAAAAAAATTGGTTGTATCTTCAAAATCCAGACATGAAAagtatatatcatttttttagaaTGAAACTTCTTTTGTGTATTTTGGAGTAACATTTGTAAATTATTGATTTCTAGTTACTTGGTGCATGCAAGCATGCATATTATTGAATCCAAATATTGTACAACACGACACTTGCACTTGTAGCGATTACGGCGATTAACAAACTTACACTTGCAGCCATATCTAGCTAGGGGTTCAAGACGATCTTTTCGTACTCGCCGGCGTGGGAGGAGGCAGCCGCGCCGCCGTCCTTGCCGTCGACGGGGAAGAAGAACGGGTAGGTCTCGTAGCGCGCCATGCAGCTGCTGTAGAGCACGCGGCACCCCCGCCGGAAGCGGCAGTAGTTGGGCAACTCCGCCACCGCCTGCGCCACGCACAGCCCGCAGTCGGCGGTGGTGATGTCCCTGGTGCACCACCCGAGGCCGTAGATGGTCGTTGACGTGGCATCGAACCTTGCTGTCTCCCTGGCgaggccgccgctcgccgcctcGCCGGCCTCTGCCGCCACCCGCGCCATCAGCTTGCGCTCGGCGCGGTCGAACGCCACGGGGTCGCTGGCGTTCATGGTGTTGATCAGGATGATCGTGTACCCGGTGTCCGGCAGGCCGAGGAAATCGGTGTCGTCGTACCGCATGAAGCAGTAGTCGTACCAGATCCGCGCGTCCGCCTGGCCGCGGCACGTGGAGGCGAGCGCCCGGGCCGCGGCGGAGATGCAGAGCACGCAGTCGGAGGCCGGGATGTCGCCGCGGCACTGCGCGAGGCCCCAGATGGCGGAGTCGCCGCGGCCGGCAGTGGCCGTGGCGTAGTAGTCGGCGGAGGCGCGCGGGACGAGCGCGGACAGCACCTGGCTGATGCTGGCCTGCGTCTGCGCGCCGGTGAAGTTCTTGGCGCAGTACGTGCTCACCGGGTCCACGGCCGAGCACAGCtgcggagccgccgccgccgccgcggcgagaAGCACCAGCAGAAGCACCGGCGACGCCATTCAATTCGTTCGTGGATGTCCTCTTCTTCCCTGTCCTCTTGCTCCCGATGTGTACGTTGTGCCACGCCGCTGTTTGTTTGCATGCATATATAGGCGCCACGGCCCACGGACATGGCgttaatatattaatattatgCGCGCAGATTGGCGCCAAGATATACGCAGGCAGCCATAGTTGACCAGATGTGATTGGCAGATGTTTGGCTTTGtgcacatgcatgatgcatggtgCAGTAGAGTGCAGGGCAACGCATGAAGCACTTGTCAAGCGAAGCCTTCAACGGATGTACCGGTTCTCCCCGCACTAAAACTACCAAGACAAGCTGCCTCAACGTCCACAAGTACTGCTGGCCGCACCACTCATTCTTCAGCTCCGTAGGAACTGTGCATGCCTGTTAGGATCAGCGCTACTAGCGCGCTTGTATCACTGCTGTATTGACTATATATACATAGGCTCGTTCTTCAATGAATACAAGTCAAGCTTGATCAATTCATCCCATAGCACTCGATCGATCATGCCAACAATcagcagctagctagcttctAGACCACCAAGATAAGTCGCCCTGCAACTTGGACGGATGGACGCTTTCACAAGCAGCTAGTGAAATGTAATTTCACAATGTGATGTGTATCATCTTTCTATCTCTCTTATCTATCTATTCATTCTCTTATttactttatattttttatctaaactTTTAGCATAAATTTTAATGCAAATAGACGATTAAGATAAAAGATGCTTACTTAGCACGTTATGTAATTGTCCCTTACCAAGCAGCTAGCATGTTGGCCTTAGGCCATGCATGCAGCGACCACTCCTTTTCTGACCTGCAGCTCGATCTGCATGCCAGGCCATTCTGACTCTCTTCTCGTTGTGATCTTACGGACGCATGACCAATCTCATTACCCATACACCGAGGCAAGATTAATTACTATGTACGTCCACCCTTTGACATCACCTTGTTGAATTGTATGGTCACCAATATCAATGCAAGTGATCGACCATGCAATAATCCGTTGAAATCCAAGCTTAATTTGTGAAGTTAATATCGGCCAGTGCTGTGCACGCAGCTTTTGTTGACCTGACCAGTACCACACTCACTTTGATCTAAGTTTGACAGAGGCCAAAGATGAACAAAATCGCTGATTTCAGGTTTGACCAAGTTTGTTAGGTCGACTAGCTTGGCTAGCTAGTTAGTGCTTGCAGCGTCGTCATTGGTCAACGCCTTCTGGACATTGGACGTCTAGTTAGAAAGCGACCGATCCAGCGATGCACAACACATTATGTCTATTTCGGTCGAATTATTATGTATGTATATTGCTGTGTGACTAATTGGGCACTCCAATCCCCCGTCACCCATAGAAACAAGTGCACCGagttttttgtgtttttttttttatcaactgCCTCCTCTTCCAGAAGCAAGCATGTTCCTTATTAATTTTGACGTTGGTGAAGAACAGCAATCCAtgtcctcttcttccttttttttttttgctagggCGCCATCCTTGATGTCTTATGGCAACAATAGTTTTTACTAGATTATCTAAGCATCTTTCAAGTGAAATTTCAAGCCATATCAAACTTCGTCCTATCCCACAGATCACTAGTAGGGggaaataaaaagagagaaatataCACGGAATTCtcatgaaaaaaaagaacatctGGCACTTATCGGCATACCCCTATTATAGATAGAAATTATTCAACCAAttgtattttgatatttttctccTGGTTACGGAAGTTTTCGTGGCTGATATTTGTAACATTTAATTTTTGCGGAACTTTTTCAACCAATTATATATACTTGTGGAACTTATTTAACCAATTAATGGATTTTTTTTGTAAGTAACTTTTGGAACTTATTCAACCTTGTCACTAGCATTCGCAACTTATACACTAGTTTTTCTTTTGTAGTGTAGAATAAAAGTCAATTATGTCGTTGTTTGAAAGAATTACACAAAACACAACAGGAACctcggaaaaaaagaaagaaagtagGCCAGGAAAGAAGCCGAGCTCAGAGAAACAGCTCAAAACGGTCCACAACGGAGGCGCATTTGAGTCCTTGGACCCTTTTGAAGCCGAATCAGAAGCCCAGATCCCTCCCGATTACATTTCAGGAACAAGTCCACTGCTGTAACTGATGAACTCTTCTTTGTCTtgtaatcttttcttttcttcttcgaGAACGTGCATCACACTAAGGAGAAGTTTGAGTACAACAATTAGCGACCCCTCTCCGTTAGTTTCAGCGAAGAGCTAAGAACAGACACGAAGGAAACTAAAGAACGACTAGTGGCACCAACGACAATTCGTGTTTTCAATTGGTTCTTTGTGAATTGTCAGACACTGGCCAACCACTATAGCCAACCACAATCTGATTTAGTCACATATGAAAGGTGTCGCCGGAGCGCCATGCTGGTGCCCGGGATGGAGATGGCAATGGCGAGGTATCGGGGAGGCGGAGCACAGGGTGGATAGCGTGGCCTGCGGGTGGCTGTGAGGTCGGGAATGTGCGATGATGGTGGGGTGGGTAGTTAGGGTTAGATTTTATTTTGTATAAAATGGAGAGAAATTTGGACCACTGGATTGAGATCCGACAGATAATAATTCGAatgatcttaaaaaaaaatcatgtgacaAACAAATAAGCGGACCTTTGATTTAATAGTCTTTTAGCATTATTACTTTGgaatggaattatttttatttgaaaaccaATTCTAAATGTGATTACTACTTTGCGCGCTCGtgacttcttaatgtattgtacAAGAGAGATTTATATGCTTTTTAGTACTGTAATTTTCTGACCTTTGAACTATTACGTTAAAAAAAGAGAACTTATGACTAAGGTTGTGGAATTTCtgcaacaacatgaatatcacaCACTCAAGGGTCAAGAATCAGCAAATGTCataataaaaaactatttttagaggcggttcATAACCTATTTCCACAGACGTTTAGCTAACCCGCATGTGATCGAAGGTCTGTTAAAATAGACGATTTTCACAGacgcaaaaatatatattttcacatgcggttctcTTAAGTAACCGCATGTGTAAATCGATTATCACATatggtttcttaagtgaaccgcctgtgaaaatagcttTTCATAGGCGGTCTCTTTTGCAACCATCTGTAGATAGGTAGATTTCCACAGGAGGGCGATATAAAGACTCgcatgtggtatgtatttcattcaaaaaataataaagaacatatatttattctctccagatttcagcacattttcaagacagattacaacatcacagatttcaacagcatttgaattaacacaaatctaatatttaacacaaatacaaaattattcacaagtacaatatttttacatcataagtcaatttacatcacaagccaaatattcaacacaagtattctttcatctcccactcacaaagcctcggatggctagccaatttATCTCCAAGATCGAATAATCTaccactcttgtggatgacttcgtgcataattgaaagtgcctagagggggggggggtgaataggcttttctgaaaattaaaactaaaacagcggattaaatctgccagATACTCCGATGaagatcggatactccggtctgatccggagtatccggtctagtccggagtctccggtctatacagaaaatctagaacaactacgaattaaagcaagtagctagaatctagttgaagctaggtctactggatatcacaaagctaaaataacaattaacactagctagatgatcactagagaaatttgtatgaagaatcacaaattcacacgattaagcaaattgcacgaataagaacgcgagagattatcccggagttcggtcacctcacaaagaagtgcctacgtctccgttgaggagctcacaaagagccgggtcttttccaaccctatcctcttctagcgaccaccaagatcaagttagaatttcttactcaattcgaagatgtttacaaacttcccgtggcacttcacaagtttgggtgctctacaggcgacgccttgccgtctagaagcacgaagcttcaagagaaatgatcgcagCAAAtactcgaggaagaactcaatgctcaagtggcttaaaccctctctaaacacaaactcactaaattttgcaaactttgcactagaggtggttggagggtctttgaattctcttaaagtgctcaaagagtctagagttcactagcaacagcaagccttaaatgccatagggtgtgggagtatttatagccctctctaaaaaattagccattactgttctgtcagaactgaccggagtattcggtgaacaccggagtatccagccccaaatccaaaaatggcgtcagaacggtcacagaacgtgtcagaactagccgttacaagtctgttaagttaccggagtctccggtgaacaccggagtctccggtcctgacagggctttcaaaaagactaagtccggagactagccggaccctctgCCCTCTCCAAGTACCAGAGTAtcctgtgaacaccggagactctgatctttttatcaaaaagattaaaagttaaccgagacacccctgccggagtctctctcggagactccggttgaAACTTAACCTCttatcggagtatccggtgaacaccggagactccggtctttttcaattaaaataaagacttaaccgggactctctggcggagtctctctcggagactccggtctaaaaacccataaattaccggagtatccggtgaacaccggagactccggtctttttccatTAAAAATAAATCGGAATCGAGACTCTCTGcaggagtctacctcggagactccggactaaacactgagtaccggagtatccggtgaacaacggagtatccggactcagtgaacttttgcagaactaactcggtgtccgtgtgtgagtgtgtctctcaactagttggttctaagggatatcttgagcattgagacactaaccaagctaTCAAATACAACACTCTTAATAGAGCAGctatcctaaactcaatttcaaaaataaaagaatttaaatcctattgagtactcttcatTGATTCTCtatttgtttcgacgggcgtcaaacgtcatatgtcttctcaactaatacttaaacctgttcataacttagataaacatattagttacttaattgttttgtcatcaataagccaaaacccacttagggggcctagatgcactttcaatgaTGAATCAGCATATATCACGTTGgatgttttggatatcttcatcTTTGAGAGAGGTGTGTGTAGGTTCGATCATCCgtgcctgaaatgaaaacacaacttaaagagctaaaacactactgccaacggaaacataaccattGATGGTAACGGAAATCATGACTTTTAGCGTGAAGTACTATCGTcgaaactcatcccacacccgagccccatcgttccacagttttgCCAATTCTTCCATCAATgatccagaaacacatctatatcattgccaggttgtttcgatccttggataagaatgggcagcataaggtacttttgcttcatgcatagccatgtaGGAAGATtatagatggccaggaccactagCCAAgcgctatgtg includes:
- the LOC133928287 gene encoding cysteine-rich repeat secretory protein 55-like, encoding MASPVLLLVLLAAAAAAAPQLCSAVDPVSTYCAKNFTGAQTQASISQVLSALVPRASADYYATATAGRGDSAIWGLAQCRGDIPASDCVLCISAAARALASTCRGQADARIWYDYCFMRYDDTDFLGLPDTGYTIILINTMNASDPVAFDRAERKLMARVAAEAGEAASGGLARETARFDATSTTIYGLGWCTRDITTADCGLCVAQAVAELPNYCRFRRGCRVLYSSCMARYETYPFFFPVDGKDGGAAASSHAGEYEKIVLNP